From the genome of Ectobacillus sp. JY-23, one region includes:
- the accB gene encoding acetyl-CoA carboxylase biotin carboxyl carrier protein: MFKIQEVRELIKLIDNSNIDEFEYTLDGATIKMKKQISTALTYEAPRSIIVEEKAAAMESTPVSVPVSVPVQEAPKAAVSEENLHKITSPMVGTFYASPSPDASAYVKVGDRISADTVVCIVEAMKLFNEIEAEVEGEIVEILVKNGQLVEYGQPLFLVR; the protein is encoded by the coding sequence ATGTTCAAAATTCAAGAAGTCCGTGAACTAATTAAGTTGATTGATAACTCAAACATTGATGAATTTGAATACACGTTAGACGGTGCAACTATTAAGATGAAGAAGCAAATCAGCACTGCGTTAACTTATGAAGCACCTCGTTCCATCATAGTGGAAGAAAAAGCAGCTGCTATGGAATCTACACCTGTTTCTGTACCTGTTTCAGTGCCAGTACAAGAAGCTCCGAAAGCGGCTGTTTCCGAAGAGAATCTCCATAAAATTACTTCGCCCATGGTAGGGACATTTTACGCTTCACCATCTCCGGATGCGTCTGCTTATGTAAAAGTAGGTGACCGCATTTCTGCAGATACAGTCGTATGCATTGTAGAAGCAATGAAACTATTCAATGAAATCGAAGCAGAAGTTGAAGGAGAAATCGTAGAGATCTTAGTGAAAAATGGACAACTTGTAGAATACGGACAGCCTTTATTTTTAGTACGATAA